The following are encoded in a window of Desulfobacterales bacterium genomic DNA:
- a CDS encoding DUF362 domain-containing protein — MMDLRFFHELMSRLQRTLAHPLDRRQFLKLQARCAALTCLSVSGISIPTLLYGQAYPDLAVAKGAPGPAARAAVALVGGMKRFVKPGNKVVIKPNMSFAFTREPASNTSPELVRELVAMAREAGASRVRVLDHPLRSSELCIEGVKDACAVFDEDIVQGIDQSRFFRETPIPDGKSFKKTEVMKDVLEADVLIAAPVAKSHSSTGVSLSMKGMMGLIWNRSVMHYRYDLSTAIVDLNSLLKPDLVVIDATRVLSTNGPAGPGEVLSINSVIASADMVAADAQAVALCQWYGRKMEPRQVKHILLAHERGLGRMDIENLRIKTIDA; from the coding sequence ATGATGGACCTTCGTTTTTTTCATGAACTTATGAGTCGTCTGCAACGGACGCTCGCGCATCCCCTGGATCGGAGGCAGTTTCTCAAACTTCAGGCCCGATGCGCCGCATTGACCTGCCTGAGCGTTTCCGGGATCTCGATTCCGACCCTGCTCTATGGACAGGCATATCCGGACCTTGCCGTTGCAAAGGGTGCCCCCGGCCCGGCGGCACGGGCGGCGGTGGCGCTTGTCGGGGGCATGAAACGGTTTGTTAAGCCCGGAAACAAGGTGGTGATCAAGCCGAACATGAGCTTTGCATTTACCCGGGAGCCGGCATCAAACACCAGCCCCGAGCTTGTCCGTGAACTGGTGGCCATGGCCCGGGAAGCCGGTGCCTCCCGCGTACGGGTGCTGGATCACCCCCTTCGTTCCAGTGAGCTGTGTATCGAAGGCGTCAAAGACGCCTGCGCTGTTTTTGATGAAGACATTGTACAGGGGATCGACCAAAGCCGGTTTTTCAGGGAAACGCCGATCCCCGACGGCAAATCGTTTAAAAAGACCGAGGTCATGAAAGATGTTCTGGAGGCCGATGTGCTCATCGCCGCGCCGGTGGCCAAATCCCACTCAAGCACGGGGGTGAGCCTGTCCATGAAAGGGATGATGGGCCTGATATGGAACCGGTCGGTCATGCATTACCGCTATGATCTGAGTACGGCCATCGTGGACCTGAACTCCCTGCTCAAACCCGACCTGGTCGTTATCGACGCCACCCGGGTCCTGTCCACCAACGGACCGGCCGGTCCCGGCGAAGTGCTTTCGATAAACAGTGTGATCGCATCCGCCGATATGGTGGCGGCCGATGCCCAGGCCGTGGCCCTGTGCCAATGGTATGGACGGAAAATGGAGCCGCGTCAGGTCAAGCATATCCTCCTGGCCCATGAACGCGGGCTTGGACGCATGGATATCGAAAATCTCCGGATAAAAACAATAGACGCATAG